AAAATTGCTCGTTCTATATGCCCTACTCTTTCCATATCCCACGATTCAAGATGTTTTTTGATCGCTTGATCTATCGTTTCAAGATGCTCAACTGTTCCTTTAAAAAGCCCTAAAGCAAATTCTCGTTGCTTGTTTCGAATCTTTTTTTCTTCCAAAATATCTTCGGCAAATTTTTTGATCTCAGGATTGCCCAAATCATAAGCATATAAAAGTCCAATAACCGCTTCTCGTGCCTGATGTCGTGTTGCCATTACAACCCTTTATATAGATCAATCAGCTCAATAAGCCCCGTCATCGCTTCAAACCCTTTGTTACCGGCTTTGCTCCCGGCTCGCTCAATGGCCTGTTCGATCGTATCGGTTGTCAAGACACCAAACGTCACCGGTTTTTGATATTTTAAAGTGGTATTCGCTATTCCTTTTGTTGCTTCAGCCGCCACATAGTCAAAATGAGGCGTCGAGCCTCGTATAATCGCCCCCAAACAGCAGACACCGTCATATTTTTGTGCTGAAAGTACCTTATCCAATGCAAAAGGAAGCTCGAAAGCTCCAGGAACCAAAATAAGATCTAAATTCTCTTCATTGCCACCATGCCGTAAAAAGGCATCTTTTGCCCCTTCAACGAGTCTGTCGGTAATAATATGATTGAATCTGCTAGCTATGATCGCAACTTTCTCACTACCATCAAGTTTTAATTTTCCTTCTATGATTCGCATCTACACTCCTATTTTGTGTTCTATTTGCTCAAGAAATATTTTCACATCATCAAGATTTTCTTTCATCGCTTCACAAACTCTGATTTTATCAACCTCTTCATATTGAGGAGCAAGAAAATTTCTAAATTTTGCAATAGCAGCAAATTTATAGGCGAACTCCTTTTCAAGAACGCCAATATCACCAAGACGATAAATAAAACCGCTGTAACTATCTGGATATCCAGCATTTTTATATCTGCATACTACTTCAGCCAATCGCAATACTCTATCACTTAGTAAATAGAGATTATACAACAAGGCATCACCTATAATTTTACTTTGCATTGCTTCATGACATCTCTCTTTATATTCTTCTAAAAATTTCAGATTTTCTCTGATTTTATAGATTCGTTCACTAATATTTTGTAGATCAATACCCATAAATCACTTTCGTATGATTGATAAAATCGAGAGCCTGGTGATATTTTTGTAGTTCCCATTCTTCTCTTGTTGGACTATCTTTCAATACTATCCCTTTTTGAATAATCTCTTTGATCAATCTAAGATTATGTGTTTGTGACAAATCCACAACTTCAACCTCATCGAACTTCAAAAGATAACTCAATTGTGCCATGAGTTCCATGACATTACACTTTTTTGAACACATCACAGCAATATCTATATCACTCAATGAAAATGCTTTATCGCTAGCAACAGATCCAAAAAGGTATGCAAATTTGATTTCTTGTTTTGTCGAAAAATAGCTTTTCAATTTTTCTACAATTGTACTCTTATCAAACATGCAATGCTCTTTGTATTTTGAAAATATCATCTACTATTGCTTCAAGCTCATTTGGCGTTACCATATTTGGTCCATCACTCAAAGCGCAGCTTGGATCATAGTGCGTCTCAAAGAAAAACCCATCCACTCCCACTGCAGCTGCTGCTCGTGAAAGTGGAGCAACAAACTCCTTGTTACCGCTGCTTTTACCACCTGCGCCTCCTGGCATCTGCACCGCATGGGTTGCGTCAAAAATCACTGGAGCAAAATC
This region of Nitratiruptor sp. YY08-10 genomic DNA includes:
- the nusB gene encoding transcription antitermination factor NusB, yielding MATRHQAREAVIGLLYAYDLGNPEIKKFAEDILEEKKIRNKQREFALGLFKGTVEHLETIDQAIKKHLESWDMERVGHIERAILRLGVYELLYTDLDPAIVINEAVELAKQLGTDQSPKFINGVLDAIAKEVKRGSQEA
- the ribH gene encoding 6,7-dimethyl-8-ribityllumazine synthase, translated to MRIIEGKLKLDGSEKVAIIASRFNHIITDRLVEGAKDAFLRHGGNEENLDLILVPGAFELPFALDKVLSAQKYDGVCCLGAIIRGSTPHFDYVAAEATKGIANTTLKYQKPVTFGVLTTDTIEQAIERAGSKAGNKGFEAMTGLIELIDLYKGL
- a CDS encoding DUF86 domain-containing protein, with translation MGIDLQNISERIYKIRENLKFLEEYKERCHEAMQSKIIGDALLYNLYLLSDRVLRLAEVVCRYKNAGYPDSYSGFIYRLGDIGVLEKEFAYKFAAIAKFRNFLAPQYEEVDKIRVCEAMKENLDDVKIFLEQIEHKIGV
- a CDS encoding nucleotidyltransferase domain-containing protein, with product MFDKSTIVEKLKSYFSTKQEIKFAYLFGSVASDKAFSLSDIDIAVMCSKKCNVMELMAQLSYLLKFDEVEVVDLSQTHNLRLIKEIIQKGIVLKDSPTREEWELQKYHQALDFINHTKVIYGY